One Helianthus annuus cultivar XRQ/B chromosome 12, HanXRQr2.0-SUNRISE, whole genome shotgun sequence genomic region harbors:
- the LOC110894359 gene encoding putative uncharacterized protein DDB_G0277255: protein MGTEVQYKSLFEGYYAMGDVNEDSNSSSWPVFYGEKPLTNGHYYNGFIPRIVADANPGCDKEALKQRMLEHEAIFKNQVHELHRLYQRQRDMMEEIKRNEYHKHRISIDTSSSSSLLPSQKPYEDSQKWQIPSFPFNSCARSSIFGTDIINSPLSCSKGNNNNNNNNNNNNNNNNNNNNNNNNSSKDCEIMESRPTKVRKKLFDLELLPDDNVDNEHEEHEEIECKQASEESSYKDTSLRQCFRGSSGLADLNEPINVEEPMAHGSVDGIGPLSKSKGSPFLDPTRDLFEKSQSCAYNPLLLNTRETGTYPEISNKVRDNYRFTPMPFPTLCASSSSPYMNPADLGHSLGKSNGSLTHKLTSFQKQPSFLSPPQNHVVVGDKWRMSGCYTSNGFFHGSSSGSKDPYARFPSGGFDHRNYNNQVDRSQKIFNGSNFIDLTDTTKGIDLNNNSNSSRKCDETVLPWLQARPNISKNDLHCDDRAEKGDCLGNNEKILGFSVFGNSCISKNESSSLVSTSASLRCPHENGKIKTEMENRGFDINIAWDDHANEQVDVEDFNLGKKPDKEVDKIKNHFDLNSCLTEDEDVLVLEKPKKITMEIDLEAPAVPEAEEEEAIDDVEKIDHGDDEFLAKVAAEAIVAMTGISGQHDEAGSLSDMALRSNDNDRLLWFVEVIENTCFFSNETDEFEELTLQQELTKEEDYMPKPLALDYQEPDEAGPSVGPTRPRRGQARRGRPRRDFQRDILPGLVSLSRHEVTEDLQIFGGLMRATGHSWNAGLTRRNGTKGRRKSVMVAMEPPPPSVTPPPPPPPPPPPLSKVVGLEEGSLTGWGKTTRRPRRQRCAAGASVVVPLT from the exons ATGGGAACAGAGGTACAgtataaaagcttgtttgaaggGTATTACGCCATGGGGGATGTTAACGAGGATTCGAATAGCAGCAGCTGGCCCGTCTTTTATGGAGAAAAACCTTTGACTAATGGCCACTATTACAATGGTTTTATACCAAGGATCGTTGCGGATGCTAATCCGGGGTGTGATAAGGAGGCGTTAAAGCAAAGAATGCTTGAACATGAAGCAATCTTCAAGAATCAG GTTCATGAACTTCATCGTCTTTATCAAAGACAAAGAGACATGATGGAAGAAATTAAAAGGAATGAGTACCATAAACATCGTATTTCAATCGACACGTCATCATCTTCAAGTCTCTTACCTTCACAAAAGCCTTACGAAGACAGTCAAAAATGGCAAATTCCAAGCTTCCCGTTCAACTCGTGTGCTCGATCATCAATTTTCGGAACAGATATAATTAATTCTCCTTTAAGTTGTTCAAAAgggaataataataataataataataataataataataataataataataataataataataataataataataatagttcgAAGGATTGTGAAATAATGGAAAGTAGACCTACAAAAGTTCGGAAAAAATTATTCGATCTTGAACTCCTGCCTGATGACAACGTTGACAatgaacatgaagaacacgaagaaatCGAATGTAAACAGGCATCCGAAGAATCAAGTTATAAGGATACTTCATTGCGACAATGTTTTAGGGGGTCAAGTGGATTAGCTGATCTTAATGAACCCATTAATGTCGAAGAACCAATGGCTCATGGGTCAGTTGATGGTATTGGACCCTTGTCAAAATCAAAAGGGTCACCGTTTCTTGACCCGACCCGTGATCTATTTGAAAAGTCTCAAAGTTGTGCATATAACCCGTTATTGCTCAATACACGAGAAACAG GAACTTATCCTGAGATTTCTAATAAAGTTCGGGATAATTACCGTTTTACCCCTATGCCGTTTCCTACTTTGTGTGCATCTAGTTCATCTCCGTATATGAATCCCGCAGATTTGGGTCATTCTCTAGGAAAGTCAAATGGTAGTTTGACTCATAAGTTGACCTCATTTCAGAAACAACCATCTTTTCTATCGCCTCCACAGAATCATGTGGTTGTTGGAGACAAGTGGCGTATGAGCGGATGTTATACATCAAATGGATTTTTTCACGGGTCGTCATCTGGGTCAAAAGATCCGTATGCCCGTTTTCCTTCTGGTGGGTTTGATCATCGAAACTACAATAATCAGGTTGATAGGTCGCAAAAGATCTTCAACGGTTCAAACTTTATAGATTTGACCGATACTACCAAAGGCATTGACTTGAATAATAACAGCAATAGTTCAAGAAAATGTGACGAAACCGTGCTGCCATGGCTTCAAGCAAGACCAAATATCAGTAAAAATGATCTACATTGTGATGATCGTGCGGAAAAAGGTGATTGTTTGGGTAATAATGAGAAGATTCTTGGGTTTTCGGTTTTTGGGAATTCTTGCATATCGAAAAACGAATCGTCATCACTTGTATCCACGTCAGCATCACTTCGTTGCCCTCACGAAAATGGAAAAATAAAAACTGAAATGGAAAACCGAGGATTTGATATTAATATCGCTTGGGATGATCATGCAAACGAGCAGGTTGATGTGGAGGATTTTAATCTCGGGAAAAAACCCGACAAAGAAGTCGATAAAATCAAGAACCATTTTGACTTGAATTCTTGTTTGACCGAGGATGAAGATGTTTTAGTACTAGAGAAACCGAAGAAGATAACAATGGAGATTGATTTAGAAGCTCCTGCTGTTCCGGAGGCTGAGGAAGAAGAAGCCATTGATGACGTCGAGAAAATCGATCATGGTGATGATGAATTTCTTGCCAAGGTGGCAGCTGAAGCCATAGTTGCGATGACCGGGATATCCGGTCAGCACGATGAAGCAGGGTCGTTGTCTGACATGGCGCTTCGTTCTAATGACAATGACCGCCTCCTATGGTTTGTCGAGGTAATTGAGAATACGTGTTTTTTCTCTAACGAGACGGATGAATTTGAAGAGTTGACTTTGCAACAAGAGTTGACTAAAGAAGAAGATTACATGCCCAAGCCTCTGGCTCTTGATTACCAGGAGCCAGATGAAGCGGGCCCGTCAGTGGGCCCGACCCGACCCAGAAGAGGTCAAGCGAGGCGAGGTAGGCCTAGGAGGGATTTCCAAAGGGACATCCTTCCTGGGCTGGTTTCTCTTTCGAGACATGAAGTAACCGAAGATCTTCAGATATTCGGAGGGTTAATGCGAGCTACAGGGCATTCTTGGAATGCGGGACTGACGAGGAGAAATGGAACCAAGGGAAGGCGGAAGTCCGTGATGGTGGCTATGGAGCCGCCACCTCCTAGCGTCACCCCACCCCcgccacctccgccaccacccCCACCATTGTCGAAGGTGGTGGGATTGGAGGAAGGAAGCTTAACGGGGTGGGGGAAGACAACTAGACGTCCTCGGAGACAACGATGTGCTGCGGGTGCTTCGGTGGTGGTCCCGCTAACGTAG